From Erinaceus europaeus chromosome 9, mEriEur2.1, whole genome shotgun sequence, one genomic window encodes:
- the PRR7 gene encoding proline-rich protein 7, whose amino-acid sequence MVMSQGTYTFLTCFAGFWLIWGLIVLLCCFCSFLRRRLKRRQEERLREQNLRALELEPLELEGSLAGSPPGLAPPPPPHRGRLEAPAHAHPHVHPLLHHGPAPAHAHHHHALPHPPAPHLSVPPRPWSYPRQAESDMSKPPCYEEAVLMAEPPPPYSEVLTDTRGLYRKIVTPFLSRRDSAEKQEQPPPSYKPLFLDRGYTSALHLPSAPRPAPPCPALCLQGDRARRVFPSWTDSELSSREPLEHGAWRLPVSIPLFGRTTAV is encoded by the exons ATGGTGATGTCCCAGGGCACCTACACGTTCCTCACGTGCTTCGCGGGTTTCTGGCTCATCTGGGGGCTCATCGTCCTGCTCTGCTGCTTCTGCAGCTTCCTGCGCCGCCGCCTCAAGCGGCGTCAGGAGGAGCGGCTGCGCGAGCAGAACCTGCGCGCCCTGGAGCTGGAGCCGCTCGAGCTGGAGGGCAGCCTGGCCGGGAGCCCCCCAGGCCtggcgccgccgccgccaccgcacCGTGGCCGCCTAGAGGCCCCGGCTCACGCGCACCCGCACGTGCATCCGCTGCTGCACCACGGGCCCGCGCCGGCGCACGCGCACCACCACCACGCGCTCCCGCACCCGCCGGCGCCGCACCTGTCCGTCCCGCCGCGGCCCTGGAGCTACCCGCGCCAAG CGGAGTCGGACATGTCCAAACCGCCCTGCTACGAGGAGGCGGTGCTGATGGCCGAGCCGCCACCGCCCTACAGCGAGGTGCTCACGGACACGCGCGGCCTGTACCGCAAGATCGTCACGCCCTTCCTGAGCCGCCGCGACAGCGCGGAGAAGCAGGAGCAGCCGCCGCCCAGCTACAAGCCGCTCTTCCTGGACCGAGGCTACACGTCGGCGCTTCACCTGCCCAGCGCCCCGCGGCCCGCACCGCCCTGCCCggcgctctgcctgcagggggaccGCGCCCGCCGGGTCTTCCCCAGCTGGACCGACTCGGAGCTCAGCAGCCGCGAGCCGCTGGAGCACGGGGCTTGGCGCCTGCCGGTCTCCATCCCCTTGTTCGGGAGGACTACAGCCGTATAG
- the DBN1 gene encoding drebrin translates to MAGVSFSGHRLELLAAYEEVIREESAADWALYTYEDGSDDLKLAASGDGGLQELSGHFENQKVMYGFCSVKDSQAALPKYVLINWVGEDVPDARKCACASHVAKVAEFFQGVDVIVNASSVEDIDAGAIGQRLSNGLARLSSPVLHRLRLREDENAEPVGTTYQKTDAAVEMKRINREQFWEQAKKEEELRKEEERKKALDERLRFEQERMEQERQEQEERERRYREREQQIEEHRRKQQTLEAEEAKRRLKEQSIFGDQRDEEEETQMKKSESEVEEAAAIIAQRPDNPREFFKQQERVASASAGSCDVPSPFNHRPGSHLDSHRRMAPTPIPARSPTDSSTASTPISEQVERALDEVTSSQPPPLPPPHPSTQVTEPQEPSPSLDIEETSQEAKAAAPQAWAGPMEEPPQAPELPQVPGSPMEDSMLTAPPEQAAPAAPAAPLELTLADTMESDTATADTAVANAPAPTSLIDLWPGNGEGGSALQAEPRAPTPSLGAEVPLAEVPLLDEVASEPLLPAGEGCANLLNFDELPEPPATFCDPEEEAEGVPLAAPQAPALSSTLEDMDQEPHLLTNGETTQKEGTQASEGYFSQSQEEEFAQSEEPCAKAPPPVFYNKPPEIDITCWDADPVPEEEEGFEGGD, encoded by the exons ATGGCCGGCGTCAGCTTCAGCGGCCACCGCCTGGAGCTGCTGGCGGCGTACGAGGAGGTGATCCGGGAGGAGAGCGCGGCCGACTG ggCCCTGTACACATACGAGGATGGCTCAGATGACCTCAAGCTTGCAGCGTCAGGAG ACGGGGGCTTGCAGGAACTCTCAGGCCACTTTGAGAACCAGAAGGTGATGTATGGCTTCTGCAGCGTCAAGGACTCCCAGGCAGCTCTGCCCAAATACGTGCTCATCAACTGG GTTGGGGAAGATGTGCCTGATGCCCGCAAATGCGCCTGTGCCAGTCATGTGGCCAAAGTGGCCGAGTTCTTCCAG GGCGTCGACGTGATCGTGAATGCCAGCAGCGTGGAGGATATTGACGCGGGCGCCATCGGGCAGCGCCTCTCCAACGGGCTGGCGCGGCTCTCCAGCCCGGTGCTGCACCGGCTGCGGCTGCGCGAGGATGAGAACGCGGAGCCGGTG GGTACCACCTATCAGAAGACGGATGCGGCTGTGGAGATGAAGCGCATTAACCGCGAGCAGTTCTGGGAGCAGGCCAAG aaggaggaggagctgcGGAAGGAAGAGGAGCGGAAGAAGGCGCTGGACGAGAGGCTGAGGTTCGAACAGGAGCGCATGGAGCAGGAGcggcaggagcaggaggagcggGAGCGGCGCTACCGGGAGCGGGAGCAGCAGATCGAGGAGCATAG GAGGAAACAGCAGACTCTAGAAGCAGAGGAGGCCAAGAGGCGGCTGAAGGAGCAGTCTATCTTT GGTGACCAGagggatgaagaggaagagaccCAGATGAAGAAGTCCGAGTCAGAGGTGGAG GAGGCAGCGGCCATCATTGCCCAGAGGCCGGACAACCCCCGGGAGTTCTTCAAGCAGCAGGAGCGAGTGGCCTCAGCCTCAGCGGGCAGCTGCGACGTGCCCTCACCCTTCAACCACCGACCAG GCAGCCACCTGGACAGCCATCGGAGGATGGCACCTACGCCCATCCCTGCCCGGAGCCCTACTGACTCCAGCACAGCCTCCACCCCCATCTCAGAGCAGGTGGAGCGGGCTCTGGATGAGGTCACATCCTCGCAGCCTCCACCACTGCCACCGCCACACCCTTCAACTCAAG TGACAGAGCCCCAGGAGCCCAGCCCCAGCTTGGATATTGAAGAGACCAGCCAGGAGGCCAAAGCAGCAGCCCCTCAGGCCTGGGCCGGCCCCATGGAGGAGCCTCCTCAGGCCCCTGAGCTTCCCCAGGTACCGGGCAGCCCCATGGAGGACTCGATGCTCACAGCCCCACCTGAGCAGGCTGCCCCGGCTGCCCCGGCTGCCCCGCTGGAGCTCACCCTGGCTGACACCATGGAAAGCGACACTGCCACTGCTGACACCGCTGTTGCCAACGCCCCCGCCCCTACCAGCCTCATTGACCTATGGCCTGGCAATGGGGAAGGGGGCTCTGCACTCCAAGCTGAGCCAAGGGCCCCCACACCATCCTTGGGTGCTGAGGTCCCTCTGGCAGAGGTGCCCCTGCTGGATGAGGTGGCTTCAGAGCCACTGCTGCCAGCAGGTGAGGGCTGTGCCAACCTCCTCAATTTCGATGAGCTGCCTGAGCCCCCAGCCACTTTCTGTGACCCAGAGGAAGAAGCAGAAGGGGTGCCCCTGGCTGCCCCCCAGGCCCCAGCTTTGTCCTCCACCCTGGAGGACATGGATCAAGAGCCACACCTGCTGACCAATGGCGAGACCACCCAGAAGGAGGGGACCCAG GCAAGCGAGGGGTACTTCAGCCAATCACAGGAGGAGGAGTTTGCCCAATCAGAAGAGCCGTGTGCAAAGGCCCCGCCCCCGGTGTTCTACAACAAACCTCCAG AGATCGACATCACCTGCTGGGATGCAGACCCGGTGcccgaggaggaggagggcttCGAGGGAGGCGACTAG